In Syntrophotaleaceae bacterium, a genomic segment contains:
- the nrfH gene encoding cytochrome c nitrite reductase small subunit: MTVFKTRLHWWVVVAALLLGTLAGLGAYTFMYAEGISYFSTDPAACANCHIMNPQYDSWQKGSHHGVATCVDCHLPVGFFEKYLAKASNGYHHSKGFTFQDFHEPIMIKEGNSHILQENCLRCHGDLVSEMVPGSTTDEDAVQCVKCHGDVGHGETVGLGGALLPEES; this comes from the coding sequence ATGACTGTTTTCAAGACCCGATTGCATTGGTGGGTAGTGGTGGCGGCTCTCTTGCTCGGCACCCTGGCGGGCCTGGGTGCCTACACGTTCATGTATGCGGAAGGCATTTCCTACTTCAGCACCGACCCGGCAGCCTGCGCGAACTGCCACATCATGAACCCTCAATATGACTCTTGGCAAAAGGGCAGTCATCACGGAGTGGCGACCTGCGTGGATTGCCACCTTCCCGTCGGTTTTTTCGAAAAATACCTGGCAAAGGCCTCAAACGGGTACCATCACTCCAAGGGATTCACATTTCAGGACTTTCACGAGCCCATCATGATAAAGGAAGGCAACAGCCATATTCTTCAGGAAAACTGTCTGAGATGCCACGGGGACCTTGTCTCGGAAATGGTTCCAGGTTCCACCACCGACGAGGATGCCGTGCAGTGCGTCAAGTGCCATGGGGATGTCGGGCATGGCGAGACGGTGGGGCTCGGCGGTGCACTGCTGCCGGAAGAGTCATGA
- a CDS encoding ammonia-forming cytochrome c nitrite reductase subunit c552: MESKKDRKKFKAVVIGVAVLAAIASALVVALLMNIFERKTEALKPYVRLVEVNKDTTDPAVWGINWPKQYDLYLRTAEATRTRFGGHGGSEALPEAKIERDPWLKRMYQGYAFSLDYRDRRGHAYMLQDQETTLRLTKPQSGSCLHCHASVMPLYRKLGDGDADKGFEKSFGMSYQEANQMLHDMGHAHPVSCVDCHSPKTMQIRVTRPGFIRGIQALAEGDAPVPHLPSIERWRAGSRKEKYDPNKDASRNELRGFVCGQCHVEYYCGSKMPLTFPWGNGLKMENLEMFWNETNFEDGERFYDFKHAESGAGLLKAQHPEYELWSQGIHARSGVTCADCHMPYMRVGATKISDHWVRSPLLNVNRACQTCHHFSEEELKQRADTIQDRNFKLLQRAGDALMSQLDAISAAKKAGVTEEQLRPSLELQRKAQWRIDYIASENSMGFHAPQEAARILGEALDYARQGEIAALRFVKGPLLETEPAESKVQGTVKDVDPASKAGD, from the coding sequence ATGGAATCGAAAAAAGACAGGAAAAAGTTCAAAGCCGTCGTTATCGGTGTCGCTGTTCTGGCGGCCATCGCCTCCGCCCTGGTTGTCGCCCTGCTCATGAATATCTTCGAGCGAAAGACAGAAGCGTTGAAACCTTACGTGAGACTGGTGGAGGTGAACAAAGACACCACCGATCCTGCCGTATGGGGCATCAACTGGCCCAAGCAGTACGACCTGTATTTACGCACGGCCGAGGCGACCCGGACCCGTTTTGGCGGCCACGGCGGCTCTGAAGCCCTGCCGGAAGCCAAGATCGAGCGAGACCCCTGGCTGAAGCGGATGTACCAGGGCTATGCTTTTTCCCTCGACTATCGGGACCGGCGCGGCCATGCCTACATGCTGCAGGATCAGGAAACCACCTTGCGTCTCACCAAACCCCAATCGGGGTCGTGCCTGCACTGCCATGCGTCGGTGATGCCCCTGTACCGGAAGCTGGGCGACGGCGATGCCGATAAAGGGTTCGAAAAGTCCTTTGGCATGAGTTACCAGGAGGCCAATCAGATGCTGCATGACATGGGGCATGCTCATCCGGTCTCCTGCGTGGACTGCCATTCCCCGAAGACCATGCAGATTCGGGTGACCCGCCCCGGGTTTATCCGCGGGATTCAGGCTTTGGCCGAAGGGGATGCCCCCGTGCCGCATCTGCCGTCCATCGAGCGGTGGCGCGCCGGCAGCCGAAAGGAGAAATACGATCCCAACAAGGACGCCAGCCGCAACGAGCTGCGCGGATTTGTCTGTGGCCAATGCCACGTGGAATACTATTGCGGCAGCAAGATGCCGCTGACCTTCCCCTGGGGCAACGGGTTGAAGATGGAAAACCTCGAGATGTTCTGGAATGAAACGAACTTCGAGGACGGTGAACGCTTCTACGATTTCAAGCACGCCGAATCCGGCGCCGGGCTTCTGAAAGCGCAGCATCCCGAGTACGAACTGTGGAGCCAGGGGATTCATGCGCGTAGCGGCGTGACCTGTGCCGACTGCCACATGCCCTACATGCGGGTTGGTGCCACCAAGATTTCCGACCACTGGGTGCGCAGCCCTCTGCTGAATGTCAACCGAGCCTGTCAGACCTGTCATCATTTCTCCGAGGAGGAATTGAAACAGCGTGCCGATACCATTCAGGACCGCAATTTCAAGCTGCTGCAGCGGGCGGGCGATGCACTGATGAGCCAGTTGGATGCCATCTCAGCGGCGAAGAAGGCGGGGGTTACGGAGGAGCAGTTGCGGCCATCTCTGGAGCTGCAGCGAAAAGCCCAGTGGCGCATCGACTATATCGCTTCGGAAAACTCCATGGGTTTCCATGCTCCGCAGGAGGCGGCCCGAATCCTCGGTGAAGCTTTGGACTATGCGCGACAGGGGGAGATTGCCGCCCTTCGGTTTGTCAAAGGTCCTTTACTCGAGACGGAACCGGCTGAAAGTAAGGTTCAGGGAACCGTCAAGGATGTCGATCCGGCGAGCAAGGCTGGAGACTGA
- a CDS encoding DUF2795 domain-containing protein → MAKASGGGSPIGVAKYLKGIDCPAGRKDLIEHARKNHAAKAVLEKLEQMPDEEYESMADVMKGYGKEH, encoded by the coding sequence ATGGCAAAGGCATCCGGAGGCGGCAGTCCGATCGGCGTGGCCAAGTACCTCAAGGGAATCGATTGTCCCGCCGGCCGAAAGGATCTTATAGAACACGCCCGAAAGAACCATGCGGCAAAAGCCGTACTTGAAAAACTGGAGCAGATGCCCGACGAGGAATACGAGTCCATGGCCGATGTCATGAAGGGCTATGGGAAGGAGCACTAG
- a CDS encoding TonB-dependent receptor plug domain-containing protein has translation MPSSSNPASSPLQLAPIIVSAPRIPSAIEGVPSAVSVVEMEEVVPGKPLLTLFDPLSRVPGVQVSNRLNFAQDLRVSIRGFGARSAFGIRGIQILVDGLPYTLPDGQSQIDDIDPEAIERIEVLRGPIAALYGNSSGGVINLLTREGSPEPSLEAAIVTGDFGLVKTVLQAGGQADRTSGF, from the coding sequence ATGCCATCCTCAAGCAATCCGGCGAGCAGCCCATTGCAGCTCGCCCCGATCATCGTGTCCGCCCCTCGCATCCCTTCCGCCATCGAAGGGGTTCCTTCGGCGGTGTCCGTGGTGGAGATGGAGGAGGTCGTGCCGGGAAAACCCCTGCTGACCCTGTTTGATCCCCTGAGTCGGGTTCCGGGGGTGCAGGTGAGCAACCGTCTTAATTTCGCCCAGGATCTGCGGGTTTCAATCCGCGGTTTCGGTGCCCGTTCGGCCTTCGGCATCCGCGGCATCCAGATCCTCGTGGACGGTCTGCCCTACACCCTCCCCGACGGCCAGAGCCAGATCGACGACATCGACCCGGAGGCGATCGAGCGCATCGAAGTGCTGCGGGGACCGATTGCCGCGCTTTACGGCAATTCCTCCGGGGGTGTCATCAACCTGCTGACCCGGGAGGGTTCCCCCGAACCCAGCCTGGAAGCCGCGATCGTGACCGGGGACTTCGGCCTGGTGAAAACCGTTTTGCAGGCGGGCGGCCAGGCTGACCGGACCAGCGGTTTTTGA
- a CDS encoding TonB-dependent receptor codes for MTLSRLQIDGFRDHSEAESWKDVRQVRVDLDDVSDATFSVSLLDSPKLQDPGGLDRQQAEDDPRQAAPLSLRFDTGEEVSQQRVGLVYRRAMTLNQNLEALAYYGARRLDSAIPFRFIDLDREFFGAGIKYDRTLELLGLSHRWFIGADLQRQIDDRRNFDNQGGAPGETLLLDQKEEVTSLGVYLQDEIRLSKKWSLVAGGRFDSVNFDIDDHLRADGDDSGTRDFHQTTGRIGVTWLPRPDWQLYTSIAQSFETPTATEVVNRPQGGGGINPDIEPQKAISYEIGLKGLGDGPFTCSLALFHIRLEDELIAFRDPTDRVFYRNAGESRRNGLELGLKRDITEGFEINLAYTYLDAEFDSYEKNGLDLNGNQVPGLPKHQVFGEIVYEHPSGFYAALESLWVGESYADDENTVKSERFVLVNLRTGVTKNFGRWRISPFLGAENLLDESYSSNVRINASGGRYFEPGPGVNLYGGIRIAYLHD; via the coding sequence TTGACCCTCTCCCGCCTGCAGATCGATGGCTTTCGCGACCACAGCGAAGCGGAAAGCTGGAAAGATGTTCGGCAGGTTCGGGTCGACCTGGACGATGTTTCCGACGCCACCTTTTCCGTCAGTCTCCTGGACTCTCCCAAACTGCAGGACCCCGGCGGTCTGGACCGGCAGCAGGCGGAGGATGATCCGAGGCAGGCCGCACCCCTCAGCCTTCGTTTCGATACCGGCGAGGAGGTCTCGCAGCAGCGTGTCGGCCTGGTTTACCGCCGGGCCATGACTCTGAACCAGAACCTGGAGGCGCTGGCCTACTACGGAGCGCGGCGGCTGGACAGCGCCATCCCCTTCCGCTTTATCGATCTTGACCGGGAATTCTTCGGCGCGGGGATCAAATACGACAGGACCCTTGAGCTGCTGGGGCTGTCCCATCGATGGTTTATCGGCGCCGATCTGCAGCGGCAGATCGACGATCGCCGCAACTTCGACAACCAGGGTGGAGCGCCGGGAGAAACCCTGCTTCTGGACCAGAAAGAGGAGGTGACCAGCCTGGGTGTTTACCTGCAGGATGAGATCCGCCTCTCCAAAAAATGGTCGCTGGTGGCGGGGGGGCGATTCGATTCGGTCAATTTCGATATCGATGACCATCTCCGGGCGGACGGGGATGACAGCGGAACCCGGGACTTTCATCAGACAACCGGACGGATCGGGGTCACCTGGCTGCCGCGGCCCGATTGGCAGCTCTATACCAGCATCGCCCAGTCCTTCGAAACCCCCACCGCCACTGAAGTGGTCAACCGCCCGCAAGGGGGCGGAGGGATCAACCCGGACATCGAGCCGCAGAAGGCCATCAGTTACGAAATCGGCCTGAAAGGGCTGGGGGATGGGCCCTTCACCTGCAGCCTGGCCCTGTTCCATATCCGACTCGAGGACGAACTGATCGCCTTTCGCGACCCGACCGACCGCGTGTTCTATCGCAACGCCGGCGAGTCCCGCCGCAACGGTTTGGAACTTGGCTTGAAGCGGGACATCACCGAAGGGTTCGAGATTAATCTGGCCTATACCTATCTGGATGCCGAATTCGATAGCTACGAGAAGAACGGCCTCGACCTGAACGGGAACCAGGTCCCGGGCCTGCCCAAACACCAGGTTTTTGGGGAAATCGTTTATGAACACCCATCCGGGTTTTACGCCGCCCTCGAATCCTTGTGGGTCGGCGAATCCTACGCTGACGATGAAAATACAGTGAAGAGCGAGAGGTTCGTCCTGGTGAACCTGCGCACGGGTGTGACCAAAAATTTCGGGCGCTGGCGGATATCACCTTTTTTAGGGGCGGAAAACCTGCTGGACGAATCCTACAGCAGCAACGTGCGCATCAACGCAAGCGGCGGCCGCTACTTCGAGCCCGGTCCCGGTGTCAACCTGTACGGAGGAATCCGGATCGCTTATCTTCATGATTGA
- a CDS encoding PRC-barrel domain-containing protein, whose protein sequence is MMKISSTFSALAAAILVLFLGLPAAAQNPEQIQGMQVQNEQGEQIGTVQDVITGPNQQIEAVIIERGGFFGMGGETAEIPWTEIEQGADALIISEAQEQQLAAQSQQGQQQQQQPEQQGQVAQQERQAQDESGQIIVQQPAPEVMVDQPDPEVRVQQQEPEVRVGQQPPQVTVEQQPPEIQVEVEQPKPEVTVQQRQPQVEVQQQEPQVAVEQPEPEVQVRQQEPEVAVQEGKPEVQVTEQGQPQVYVEEQEQAQVQVERQGEPQVEVVTKEPQEQQQSIAQMSTEEVRNLLGQDIVDQNNESLGTIEKAFVAADGTVEYLIVQGEQDQMHPIPVELVQKGQEGQPLTAQIDKQTFDNSPMVTEQEEQLLGQQPLEQEIQTHYGIAPEFQQQDQQSPPSGQQQDQQSQQPAQQQPQSQ, encoded by the coding sequence ATGATGAAGATTTCATCGACATTCTCGGCATTGGCCGCGGCAATCCTGGTTTTATTCCTCGGTTTGCCGGCCGCAGCTCAGAATCCGGAACAGATCCAAGGCATGCAGGTTCAGAACGAGCAAGGGGAACAGATCGGTACCGTGCAAGATGTCATTACAGGCCCCAATCAGCAGATCGAGGCCGTGATTATTGAACGAGGGGGGTTTTTCGGAATGGGCGGAGAGACGGCTGAAATCCCCTGGACGGAAATCGAACAGGGGGCGGATGCCCTGATTATTTCCGAAGCCCAGGAACAGCAGCTTGCCGCTCAGTCACAACAGGGTCAGCAGCAACAGCAACAGCCGGAGCAGCAAGGTCAGGTCGCTCAGCAGGAGCGACAGGCCCAGGATGAAAGCGGACAGATCATCGTTCAGCAGCCCGCTCCGGAAGTCATGGTAGATCAACCGGACCCCGAAGTTCGGGTCCAACAGCAGGAACCGGAAGTCCGGGTCGGCCAACAACCGCCTCAAGTAACGGTGGAGCAGCAGCCGCCGGAGATCCAGGTTGAGGTAGAACAGCCAAAGCCGGAGGTCACCGTTCAGCAGCGTCAGCCGCAGGTCGAAGTGCAGCAGCAGGAGCCGCAGGTTGCCGTGGAGCAGCCCGAGCCCGAAGTGCAGGTGCGGCAGCAGGAGCCTGAAGTTGCTGTCCAGGAAGGCAAACCTGAAGTCCAGGTCACCGAGCAGGGACAGCCTCAGGTTTACGTCGAAGAGCAGGAACAAGCCCAGGTGCAGGTCGAGCGGCAGGGCGAGCCCCAGGTGGAAGTGGTGACCAAGGAGCCTCAGGAGCAGCAACAATCGATCGCTCAGATGAGCACTGAGGAAGTGAGAAACCTGTTGGGACAGGACATCGTTGACCAGAACAATGAAAGCCTGGGAACGATCGAGAAAGCCTTTGTGGCCGCGGACGGCACGGTTGAATATCTGATCGTCCAGGGTGAGCAGGACCAGATGCATCCGATTCCCGTCGAGCTGGTTCAGAAAGGGCAGGAAGGTCAGCCCTTAACGGCGCAGATCGACAAGCAGACCTTTGACAATTCACCGATGGTCACGGAGCAGGAGGAGCAACTTTTGGGCCAGCAGCCCCTGGAGCAGGAGATCCAGACTCACTACGGAATCGCTCCTGAATTTCAACAGCAGGACCAGCAATCGCCCCCGTCGGGGCAGCAGCAGGATCAGCAAAGCCAACAGCCGGCCCAGCAGCAGCCCCAGTCGCAATAA